Below is a window of Rodentibacter sp. JRC1 DNA.
TTGACTGATATTTAAACGCAATGTCGCATAATCTTTATGACCAATCATTGAACTGTAAGTATTTGCCGAGGTTTCAAGAAAACTTAATCCGATCGCAATAGAGAAAATCGCCGCAAGGAACATGGTATAAGTCGCCATATGAGAGGCCGGATAGAACATTGAACAACCGATAATATATAACGTCAAACCAACTAAAATTGCAATTTTATAACTGGTTTTTTTGATAACCAATGAAGCCGGAATTGCTATAAGGAAATACCCGCCATAGAACGCACTTTGTACTAATGCGCTGGCAAAATCACTAAGTGTAAAGACGCTTTTAAATTGTGTAATCAAAATATCATTTAAACTTGCCGCAGCTCCCCATAAAGGAAATAGACAAGATAATAGAATAAATTGAAATATCGGTGTTTTGTTTAAATAGCCGTCCGGCATTTGTTGAATGTTTTTCATGCTATTTCTCCTTAAATATATTGTTTTTTGAACTCATCAAATTGTACTTTTGTCGGATAGGATGATTGAGTTCCCTGCCCCGTAACGCTATAAGCAGAAAATAATGAAGCCATTTTCATTGATTCAACAATATTTTGTGATTTTACATAGTAATAGGCAAAGCAACCGATAAAGGCATCACCGGCTCCGCTGGTATCAACTGCATTAACTTTATAAGGATCAATATAAGTTACTTCCGAACCACGTAACCAAACAGAGCCTTTTTCACCTAAAGTGATGATAAGATTTTTTAATCCTTTGGAAAGTAGGGTATTTGCGGCTGTGCGAATTTGTTCCATATTTTTCACAGGCAAACCGGTTAAAATTTCTAACTCGGTTTCATTCGGCATAAAGAAATCGCATTTACATGCATAATTAATATCAAGATCTTTACTGGCCGGTGCCGGATTGAGAATCACAGGAATATTATTTTTATTAGCAAAATCAATTGCATAATAGACAGTCTCTAATGGTATTTC
It encodes the following:
- the rbsK gene encoding ribokinase; protein product: MEIAVIGSNMVDLITYIDDMPKMGETLEAPNFQMGCGGKGANQAIAAAKLGANVMMMTKVGDDAFADNTIRNFQQYGVNTEYVEKVPGVSSGVAPIFVDKSSQNRILIIKGANSHLKPSDIDNAKERLKNCKLFILQLEIPLETVYYAIDFANKNNIPVILNPAPASKDLDINYACKCDFFMPNETELEILTGLPVKNMEQIRTAANTLLSKGLKNLIITLGEKGSVWLRGSEVTYIDPYKVNAVDTSGAGDAFIGCFAYYYVKSQNIVESMKMASLFSAYSVTGQGTQSSYPTKVQFDEFKKQYI